One genomic region from Lynx canadensis isolate LIC74 chromosome E1, mLynCan4.pri.v2, whole genome shotgun sequence encodes:
- the CD300LF gene encoding CMRF35-like molecule 1 isoform X1: MHGFLFFLFLFQLAGSSDISGPEAVRGLVGGSLTVQCHYVQTWKNSKKWWCRGANWGNCRILVKTDGSEQEVQRKNVSIKDNQKNLIFTVTMEKLKQTDANIYWCGIERYGIDLGVKVKVTVHPAPTTVSTTGSNATMSTTPAETKGPPTMTSHHYDGSADSINLSILLPLIFAVLLLLLVAASLLALRMMKQQKKAAGPSPEQVMQPLEGDLCYANLTLQPTGTSHGSSQKKACTKPSSSALENQQEVDYVTMAPFPKENISYAALSWELLDQKPTYSNTDVLVTHVPRKNPEESMEYSTIRKP; this comes from the exons GCTCATCTGATATCTCGGGTCCAGAAGCGGTCAGAGGCCTGGTGGGGGGCTCACTGACGGTGCAGTGTCACTATGTACAAACATGGAAAAACAGCAAAAAGTGGTGGTGTCGAGGAGCCAACTGGGGAAACTGCCGTATCCTTGTTAAAACCGATGGGTCAGAGCAGGAGGTACAGAGAAAAAATGTGTCCATCAAGGACAATCAGAAAAACCTCATTTTCACTGTGACCATGGAGAAGCTCAAGCAAACTGATGCAAATATTTACTGGTGTGGGATTGAGAGATATGGAATTGACCTTGGGGTCAAAGTCAAAGTGACCGTCCACCCAG CACCAACTACAGTGTCAACCACCGGCTCAAATGCCACCATGTCCACAACGCCAGCAGAGACCAAAGGCCCCCCGACTATGACCAGCCACCACTACGATGGCAG TGCTGACTCCATTAACCTCAGCATCCTGCTTCCCCTCATCTTCGCTGTGTTGCTGCTTCTCCTGGTGGCGGCCTCACTCTTGGCTTTGAgaatgatgaagcagcagaagaaag ctGCTGGGCCATCCCCAGAGCAG GTGATGCAGCCGCTGGAGGGGGACCTCTGCTATGCAAACCTGACCCTACAGCCAACCGGAACCTCCCACGGCTCCTCCCAGAAGAAGGCCTGCACAAagccctcctcctctgccctggaAAACCAGCAGGAAGTGGATTATGTCACCATG GCCCCCTTTCCGAAGGAGAACATTTCCTATGCGGCTCTGTCTTGGGAGCTTTTGGATCAGAAGCCAACCTACAGCAACACAGACGTCCTCGTCACCCACGTTCCCAGAAAGAACCCTGAGGAGTCCATGGAATATAGCACCATCAGGAAGCCTTAG
- the CD300LF gene encoding CMRF35-like molecule 1 isoform X2: MHGFLFFLFLFQLAGSSDISGPEAVRGLVGGSLTVQCHYVQTWKNSKKWWCRGANWGNCRILVKTDGSEQEVQRKNVSIKDNQKNLIFTVTMEKLKQTDANIYWCGIERYGIDLGVKVKVTVHPAPTTVSTTGSNATMSTTPAETKGPPTMTSHHYDGSCWAIPRAGDAAAGGGPLLCKPDPTANRNLPRLLPEEGLHKALLLCPGKPAGSGLCHHGPLSEGEHFLCGSVLGAFGSEANLQQHRRPRHPRSQKEP, translated from the exons GCTCATCTGATATCTCGGGTCCAGAAGCGGTCAGAGGCCTGGTGGGGGGCTCACTGACGGTGCAGTGTCACTATGTACAAACATGGAAAAACAGCAAAAAGTGGTGGTGTCGAGGAGCCAACTGGGGAAACTGCCGTATCCTTGTTAAAACCGATGGGTCAGAGCAGGAGGTACAGAGAAAAAATGTGTCCATCAAGGACAATCAGAAAAACCTCATTTTCACTGTGACCATGGAGAAGCTCAAGCAAACTGATGCAAATATTTACTGGTGTGGGATTGAGAGATATGGAATTGACCTTGGGGTCAAAGTCAAAGTGACCGTCCACCCAG CACCAACTACAGTGTCAACCACCGGCTCAAATGCCACCATGTCCACAACGCCAGCAGAGACCAAAGGCCCCCCGACTATGACCAGCCACCACTACGATGGCAG ctGCTGGGCCATCCCCAGAGCAG GTGATGCAGCCGCTGGAGGGGGACCTCTGCTATGCAAACCTGACCCTACAGCCAACCGGAACCTCCCACGGCTCCTCCCAGAAGAAGGCCTGCACAAagccctcctcctctgccctggaAAACCAGCAGGAAGTGGATTATGTCACCATG GCCCCCTTTCCGAAGGAGAACATTTCCTATGCGGCTCTGTCTTGGGAGCTTTTGGATCAGAAGCCAACCTACAGCAACACAGACGTCCTCGTCACCCACGTTCCCAGAAAGAACCCTGA